In one window of Bdellovibrio bacteriovorus W DNA:
- a CDS encoding hypothetical protein (COG0796 Glutamate racemase) produces MSISDSRPIGVFDSGIGGLTVLKELALQFPQESFVYLGDTARLPYGSKSPETIRKYSEQNIAFLRKKDVKAIVIACNTASTQYSEKEFEGIPVYNVIDPGSETALKASMSSRIGVLGTRATINSKAYTKKILQLNPSAQVYDQACPLFVPLAEEGWDQDPVTNLIVYRYLSPLLENHIDTLILGCTHYPILKSSIARVTGSSIELVDSGEAIAKWIQKDFKNQRLQTRIDMEPRVIDLMTTDHSAHFNEVALRILKPVKVDTFTVVNV; encoded by the coding sequence ATGTCTATTAGCGATTCTCGCCCCATTGGCGTTTTTGATTCAGGAATAGGCGGGCTCACAGTACTGAAAGAGCTCGCATTGCAGTTTCCCCAAGAAAGCTTCGTCTACCTTGGTGATACGGCACGCCTTCCTTATGGATCTAAATCGCCAGAGACGATTCGCAAATACTCTGAACAAAACATCGCCTTCCTTCGCAAAAAAGATGTGAAGGCTATTGTGATTGCCTGTAACACAGCGTCCACTCAGTACTCTGAAAAAGAGTTCGAGGGCATCCCTGTTTACAACGTGATTGATCCCGGCTCAGAGACTGCACTAAAGGCATCTATGAGCTCGCGCATCGGTGTCTTAGGAACCCGAGCAACAATCAATAGCAAAGCCTATACAAAGAAGATTCTGCAACTAAATCCCTCAGCGCAAGTTTACGATCAAGCCTGCCCTCTTTTTGTCCCGTTGGCAGAAGAAGGCTGGGATCAAGATCCTGTGACGAACTTGATTGTGTATCGATACTTGAGCCCCTTGCTTGAGAACCACATCGATACGCTGATTTTAGGATGTACTCACTATCCGATTTTGAAAAGTTCTATCGCGAGAGTCACAGGTTCTTCCATTGAGTTAGTGGATTCTGGCGAAGCCATTGCAAAATGGATTCAAAAAGATTTTAAAAACCAAAGACTCCAGACTCGTATTGATATGGAGCCTCGAGTGATTGATCTTATGACAACAGATCACTCAGCTCACTTCAACGAAGTGGCTTTAAGAATTTTAAAACCCGTCAAAGTAGATACCTTCACCGTCGTTAACGTTTAA